A genomic window from Crocosphaera sp. UHCC 0190 includes:
- a CDS encoding FkbM family methyltransferase: protein MKLFQGILLFIYSLINKTGLLETPWFNKIFISCYFLYKKYFEDPFFGLTQKYPNIFQGGNILDIGANIGYTATIFSQAMTPGFRVYAFEPDQTNFLSLREIIKANKSIEKIIPIQAAVGETKGTTELWHNENHHADHRVATEQYQKTGVDSMKIITVPLWSVDNFVTEEIEKQVIKFIKIDVQGYEFPVCLGMQKTLEDNPHAVIALEYMPASMAELGFAPEEIFNYFKERGYIMYILHQKGNLEIAKFYIIDELVKKRGYIDLIFSRQALTD from the coding sequence ATGAAACTTTTTCAAGGAATTTTACTATTTATATATAGCCTTATCAACAAAACAGGTTTACTAGAAACACCTTGGTTTAATAAAATATTTATATCCTGTTATTTCTTATATAAAAAGTATTTTGAAGATCCATTTTTTGGACTAACTCAAAAGTATCCTAATATTTTTCAAGGAGGAAATATCCTAGATATTGGGGCAAATATCGGTTATACTGCCACAATTTTCTCTCAAGCAATGACACCAGGATTTCGAGTTTATGCCTTTGAACCCGATCAAACTAATTTTCTGAGTCTGAGGGAAATTATTAAAGCGAATAAATCCATTGAAAAAATTATTCCCATTCAAGCTGCTGTAGGAGAAACCAAAGGAACTACAGAACTTTGGCATAATGAAAACCATCATGCTGATCACAGAGTTGCCACTGAACAATATCAAAAAACTGGGGTTGATTCGATGAAAATAATTACAGTTCCATTGTGGTCTGTAGATAATTTTGTTACAGAAGAAATAGAAAAACAAGTCATTAAATTCATCAAAATTGATGTTCAAGGATACGAATTTCCTGTTTGTTTAGGAATGCAAAAAACCCTAGAGGATAACCCTCATGCCGTAATTGCTTTAGAGTATATGCCAGCAAGTATGGCTGAATTAGGATTTGCACCAGAAGAAATTTTTAATTATTTTAAAGAAAGAGGATATATTATGTATATACTCCATCAAAAAGGAAATCTTGAAATAGCAAAATTTTACATAATCGATGAATTAGTAAAAAAACGAGGCTATATTGACTTGATATTTAGTAGACAAGCCCTTACAGATTAG
- a CDS encoding class I SAM-dependent methyltransferase has protein sequence MSEEILKEHKVIWQKKPILRVLYTQWYQEIAAKLIPGNTLELGGGTGNFKEFAPNVISSDIVPLPWIDVVADAQNLPFEDQSLDNIVMFDVLHHIENVTLFFNEAIRVLRPGGRVAMMEPYISFASWPVYHFLHPEPVDFKQDPLVFVQPSPHRQPFDSNQAFATILFEKEFHKFKDRYPQFAKIYHRRMAFFAYPLSGGFEKPSLLPMSLLKLTLTLEKRLCFLSEFLAFRVLVVLEKRAI, from the coding sequence ATGTCAGAAGAAATTCTTAAAGAACATAAGGTTATTTGGCAAAAGAAGCCAATTTTACGAGTTTTATATACTCAATGGTATCAAGAAATAGCCGCCAAACTAATACCTGGAAATACTTTAGAATTAGGGGGAGGGACTGGTAATTTCAAGGAATTTGCTCCCAATGTTATCTCTAGTGACATTGTACCTTTACCTTGGATAGATGTGGTTGCTGATGCTCAAAATTTACCCTTTGAGGATCAAAGTCTAGACAATATTGTGATGTTTGATGTGTTACATCATATTGAAAATGTGACACTATTTTTTAATGAAGCAATTCGGGTTCTTCGTCCAGGTGGTAGAGTTGCTATGATGGAACCTTATATTTCTTTTGCATCTTGGCCAGTGTATCATTTTTTGCATCCCGAACCAGTTGATTTTAAACAAGATCCCTTAGTTTTTGTGCAACCTTCTCCTCATAGACAACCCTTTGATTCTAATCAAGCTTTTGCTACAATCTTATTTGAAAAAGAGTTTCATAAATTTAAAGATAGGTATCCACAATTTGCTAAGATATATCATCGACGAATGGCATTTTTTGCCTATCCTCTGAGTGGAGGATTTGAAAAGCCTTCCTTACTTCCTATGTCTCTACTAAAACTAACTTTAACCTTAGAAAAGCGACTTTGTTTTTTGAGTGAATTTTTAGCCTTTCGCGTTTTAGTAGTATTAGAAAAAAGAGCTATTTAA
- a CDS encoding efflux RND transporter permease subunit, with the protein MNFVDFFIKRPVFSTVCALLILLVGLISLLNLPVDRFPDISPTNVQVRATYSGASAEVVENAVTNILERQINGVEGLRYISSTSSNSGTSSITVTFDSSRDQDLAAVDVQNQVAIVQSQLPDDVQRTGVQVSRESNNLLLGIGLFSDNDRYDNIFLSNYADQYLIDALKRIDGVGNVRIFGERRYAMRLWLDPNRLASRGLTTQDVVRALSEQNLQVGAGKIGAEPAVKGQEYQFDLRAISQLKDPKEFDNLLLKTDENGSLIYFRDVGRAELGAEDYSSFLRFRGQEAVGIGVYQRTGSNALDVAKRVKEEMERLEGFFPPDLQYAVAFDTTQFVEESLSEVVKTLIMSVGLVILVILIFLQNWRTTLIPALTIPLALIGTFAFIKVFDFSINSLTLFGLTLATGMVVDDAIIVVEQISRYIEDGDMSPQEAASKAMGELFGAVIATSLVLMAVFVPVAFFPGTTGALYRQFALTIAFSIAISTFLAVTLTPSLCALILEKGQKLPGWIGVIFAYFNHFLEWTTEQYRRSLNTLAHFRGVVVAIFTLLLGVTVWLYITVPTAFMPEEDQGYFITIIQAPQGVSLQYTSDVIRKVEKAILEEPDVQGTFAVGGFSFSGNSANQGIIFSPLKPFKERRGPQHSAQAVIGKLWGKFSQIPEAQIFPVNPPSIRGLGNFGGFAYQLQDRQGTGDINNLVQVMGSLLGAANQNQALSRVFSSFSANTPQFLIEVNRNQAQALQVSINDIFSTLQTALGSRYVNDFTLQQRTYRVYVQADSQFRANPDDVKKLYVRSATGQMIPLSNLVTMTATTGPQTISHYNLFRAVEINGSPAPGVGSGNAIKAMETLSKQLLPPGFGYEWSGTSLEEIESGGLAPIIFGLGLLFVFLVLAAQYENYVDPLIIIIAVPLAILGALTAQSLRGFANDVYCQIGLVMLIGLASKNAILIVEFANQLREEGLPLVKAAVEAAQERLRPILMTAISTLLGIFPLVVATGAGAGSRQSLGTAVFGGMLIASFLSLFVVPILYIVIKMATEKLLPKKQLEDS; encoded by the coding sequence ATGAATTTTGTTGATTTCTTTATCAAACGGCCTGTTTTTTCAACAGTTTGCGCCCTCTTAATTTTATTAGTAGGGTTGATTAGTTTATTGAACCTGCCTGTGGATCGTTTTCCTGATATTAGTCCTACGAATGTTCAAGTTAGGGCAACTTATAGCGGGGCCAGTGCAGAAGTGGTCGAAAATGCGGTAACTAACATCTTAGAACGGCAAATTAATGGGGTTGAAGGACTCAGATATATTAGTTCTACCAGTAGTAATAGTGGTACCAGTAGTATTACTGTTACCTTTGATTCGTCACGAGATCAAGATTTAGCTGCGGTTGATGTGCAAAATCAAGTGGCAATTGTACAATCTCAACTGCCTGATGATGTCCAACGCACCGGAGTACAAGTCAGTCGAGAATCTAATAATTTACTGTTAGGAATTGGTTTATTTAGTGACAATGATCGCTATGATAATATTTTCTTGAGTAACTATGCAGATCAATATTTAATTGATGCTTTAAAACGTATTGATGGAGTCGGAAATGTTCGGATTTTTGGGGAACGTCGTTATGCTATGCGTCTTTGGTTAGATCCAAATCGTTTGGCAAGTCGAGGCCTAACAACCCAAGATGTGGTTAGGGCTTTATCGGAACAAAATCTACAGGTTGGGGCAGGAAAAATTGGGGCTGAACCCGCAGTTAAAGGACAAGAATATCAGTTTGATTTACGAGCAATTAGTCAATTAAAAGATCCTAAAGAGTTTGATAATCTTTTATTAAAAACTGACGAAAATGGCTCATTAATTTATTTTAGAGATGTGGGGAGAGCCGAATTAGGGGCAGAAGATTATAGTTCTTTTTTGCGATTTAGGGGACAAGAAGCCGTTGGTATTGGAGTTTATCAAAGAACGGGATCAAATGCTTTAGATGTAGCCAAAAGAGTTAAAGAAGAAATGGAAAGATTAGAGGGTTTCTTTCCCCCTGATTTGCAATATGCAGTGGCTTTTGATACCACTCAATTTGTAGAAGAATCTTTATCTGAAGTGGTGAAAACTTTAATTATGTCTGTGGGATTAGTGATCTTAGTGATCTTGATTTTTCTACAGAATTGGCGAACCACTTTAATTCCTGCTTTAACGATTCCTTTGGCTTTAATTGGTACTTTTGCCTTTATTAAAGTCTTTGATTTTTCTATTAATAGTTTGACTTTATTTGGCCTAACCTTAGCAACAGGAATGGTTGTGGATGATGCCATTATTGTTGTAGAACAAATTAGTCGTTATATCGAAGATGGAGATATGTCTCCTCAAGAAGCTGCTAGTAAAGCGATGGGGGAATTATTTGGGGCAGTTATTGCCACTTCTTTAGTCTTAATGGCCGTTTTTGTTCCTGTGGCATTCTTTCCAGGAACAACAGGAGCATTGTATCGACAATTTGCCCTAACTATTGCTTTCTCTATTGCTATTTCTACCTTTTTGGCTGTTACTTTAACCCCGTCTTTATGTGCCTTAATCTTGGAAAAGGGACAAAAACTTCCCGGTTGGATCGGTGTGATTTTTGCCTATTTTAATCATTTCTTAGAGTGGACAACAGAACAATATCGGCGATCGCTTAACACCTTAGCCCATTTTCGAGGGGTTGTCGTCGCAATTTTTACCTTACTTTTAGGGGTAACAGTTTGGTTATATATCACCGTCCCCACCGCTTTTATGCCAGAAGAAGATCAGGGCTACTTTATAACTATTATTCAAGCCCCTCAAGGAGTCTCTTTACAATACACCAGTGATGTTATCCGAAAGGTCGAAAAAGCCATTTTAGAAGAACCAGATGTACAGGGAACCTTTGCGGTGGGAGGATTTTCCTTTAGTGGAAATAGTGCCAACCAAGGGATTATTTTTAGCCCCCTTAAACCGTTTAAAGAACGTCGTGGCCCACAACATTCGGCCCAAGCGGTTATTGGTAAACTATGGGGGAAATTTAGCCAAATTCCTGAAGCCCAAATTTTTCCCGTTAACCCCCCAAGTATTCGAGGATTAGGGAATTTTGGCGGTTTTGCCTATCAATTACAAGATCGACAAGGAACGGGAGATATTAATAATTTAGTGCAGGTGATGGGGTCATTATTGGGAGCCGCTAATCAAAATCAGGCTCTAAGCCGGGTTTTTAGCAGCTTCTCAGCTAATACACCTCAATTTTTGATTGAAGTCAACCGTAATCAGGCCCAAGCCCTTCAGGTTTCTATTAATGACATTTTTAGTACCCTACAAACCGCTTTAGGGTCGCGCTATGTTAATGATTTTACCTTACAACAACGTACCTATCGGGTTTATGTACAAGCTGATAGTCAATTCCGTGCCAACCCTGATGATGTGAAAAAATTATATGTGCGATCGGCAACGGGCCAGATGATTCCTTTATCAAATTTAGTCACGATGACTGCGACAACGGGGCCCCAAACTATTTCTCACTATAACCTGTTTCGTGCTGTGGAAATTAATGGTTCTCCTGCTCCTGGGGTGGGTTCGGGTAATGCTATTAAAGCGATGGAAACCCTCTCAAAACAGCTATTACCACCAGGGTTTGGTTATGAATGGTCGGGGACTTCTTTAGAGGAGATAGAATCAGGAGGATTAGCTCCCATTATTTTCGGGTTGGGGTTATTATTTGTGTTCTTGGTATTAGCGGCCCAATACGAAAATTATGTTGATCCTTTGATTATTATTATTGCGGTTCCTTTAGCTATTTTAGGAGCATTAACCGCCCAATCATTAAGGGGATTTGCTAATGATGTTTATTGTCAAATTGGTTTAGTTATGTTGATTGGTTTAGCCAGTAAAAATGCCATTCTGATAGTGGAATTTGCTAACCAATTACGAGAGGAAGGTTTACCCTTAGTTAAAGCAGCAGTAGAAGCAGCACAAGAACGCTTAAGACCGATTTTAATGACAGCAATTTCTACCCTATTGGGGATTTTTCCTTTGGTGGTGGCAACGGGGGCTGGTGCGGGAAGTCGTCAGTCCTTGGGAACGGCTGTTTTTGGGGGAATGTTGATTGCTTCTTTCTTGAGTTTATTCGTCGTACCAATTTTGTATATTGTGATTAAAATGGCAACAGAGAAATTGTTACCGAAGAAACAGTTGGAAGATAGTTAA
- a CDS encoding PadR family transcriptional regulator, with protein sequence MLELATLGLLQGESLNGYRLKQQLELFMSGCISANYGAIYPLMRRLEQKGLICVIIDPEENHGASGKIYRITSAGKVRWHQKMMEQPQESWVHARSRFMIKFFFFSYLESAERLKLLENRLIKCQSRLADKDMEELPDDPYQIAAWQRFKGVIETEISWLSEQILLEQEKLV encoded by the coding sequence ATGCTTGAACTTGCAACTTTAGGGTTATTACAAGGAGAATCGTTAAATGGCTATCGCCTTAAACAACAATTAGAATTATTTATGAGTGGCTGTATTAGTGCCAATTATGGCGCGATTTACCCATTAATGCGGCGATTGGAGCAGAAAGGATTAATTTGTGTCATAATCGACCCAGAGGAAAACCATGGGGCATCGGGCAAAATCTATCGTATTACCTCCGCAGGAAAAGTCCGATGGCATCAAAAAATGATGGAACAGCCCCAAGAAAGTTGGGTTCATGCCCGTTCTCGCTTTATGATTAAATTTTTCTTTTTTAGTTATTTGGAGTCAGCAGAACGATTAAAATTATTAGAAAATCGTTTAATAAAATGTCAATCAAGACTCGCAGATAAGGATATGGAAGAATTGCCAGATGATCCCTATCAAATAGCTGCTTGGCAACGGTTTAAAGGGGTGATTGAAACTGAAATTAGTTGGTTAAGTGAACAAATTTTGTTAGAACAAGAAAAATTAGTTTAA
- a CDS encoding peptidoglycan DD-metalloendopeptidase family protein yields MKDTFTHKATEISSCLADCPQASVDPTLEETLNKLTANDHKSRVRRSAAMIGLAISMSATGMILSQEKAAIAANPSIPSLPTFSHSDTDQGQLAPLALKHKVQPGESLQQLAKEYQVSPEAIALTNNLAVSAELEPGQTIKIPSVKKSTEKVPAKGTVSQNPETDLVAAKPLNTSLDHLRETRKRLQDSLAELKTEKSQTNVETSTVVADVSDVSQSLTVPESSPELTNPSAQTEIAQAIEIPVLGPESEAVSSTSNVPLTIPEIKSPTGNSAPSQPKEKVASAAVSRQEEREQKSPSLSSLPVVPSMRQQTTAKADPEQPISIPVIAPEAQPFQDASETELPAPQQTSFRQPTAIVPQPQAVVTQKSYQIRPGDTLNSIARRHGISATELIRANGITNPNLIKVNQTLVIPQKTTVANNGTGNRSFSRSSFSASVNKLPLQSDTAQRSFVAQNRSEISIATAQEAYTDKLRADIVSLQQDYRQQPESVSIKVESYRTEDASQTVVGETVNSEWKNDRQTRQSPQATLGQRVDQTKPQLISTAPTDPGFYNDAFQIPVGTNVGPELPGLSNPDDYLPGAPVKFTGYIWPSKGVLTSGFGRRWGRMHKGIDIAAPVGTPIMAAAPGEVVYAGWNSGGYGNLVKVRHPDGSMTLYAHNSRILVRRGQQVDQGQQISEMGSTGYSTGPHLHFEVHPSGGAAQNPMAFLPKNRS; encoded by the coding sequence TTGAAAGATACATTCACCCACAAAGCAACCGAAATTTCCTCTTGTCTCGCCGATTGCCCTCAGGCATCCGTAGACCCTACTCTAGAGGAAACCCTTAATAAACTGACCGCCAACGACCATAAAAGTCGGGTACGTCGCTCTGCTGCCATGATTGGCCTCGCCATTTCCATGAGTGCCACCGGCATGATACTCAGTCAGGAAAAGGCGGCGATCGCAGCCAACCCATCCATTCCTAGCCTGCCAACATTTTCCCACTCAGACACAGACCAAGGTCAATTAGCTCCCCTGGCCCTGAAGCATAAGGTACAGCCTGGGGAATCTCTTCAACAATTGGCGAAGGAATATCAAGTCTCACCGGAAGCGATTGCTCTTACTAATAATCTAGCGGTAAGTGCTGAGTTAGAACCAGGACAAACTATTAAGATTCCTTCCGTTAAAAAATCTACGGAAAAAGTCCCAGCCAAAGGGACTGTCTCCCAAAACCCTGAGACTGATTTAGTAGCGGCTAAGCCCCTGAATACGTCTCTGGATCACCTGAGAGAAACCCGTAAGCGTTTGCAAGATAGCTTAGCGGAGCTTAAAACCGAGAAATCTCAGACGAATGTAGAAACAAGCACAGTGGTGGCCGATGTCTCTGATGTGAGCCAATCCTTAACTGTTCCTGAATCTTCCCCAGAATTGACTAACCCATCGGCCCAAACCGAGATAGCTCAAGCGATTGAGATCCCCGTTCTCGGCCCTGAGAGTGAGGCGGTTTCTTCAACTTCAAACGTTCCCCTGACGATTCCAGAAATTAAATCTCCAACGGGAAATTCTGCCCCCTCTCAGCCCAAAGAAAAAGTGGCTTCTGCTGCTGTGTCTCGACAAGAAGAGAGGGAACAGAAATCCCCCTCTCTGTCCAGTCTGCCTGTCGTTCCCTCGATGAGACAGCAAACCACAGCCAAAGCAGACCCAGAGCAACCCATTTCCATTCCTGTGATTGCTCCTGAAGCTCAGCCTTTCCAAGATGCTTCAGAAACAGAGTTACCAGCTCCTCAACAAACCTCCTTTAGACAGCCGACAGCCATTGTCCCCCAACCCCAAGCGGTGGTTACTCAGAAAAGTTACCAAATTCGTCCAGGAGATACCTTAAACAGCATTGCCCGTCGTCATGGTATCTCTGCCACTGAGTTAATTCGTGCCAATGGTATTACGAATCCTAATTTGATTAAGGTCAATCAAACTTTAGTCATTCCCCAAAAAACAACCGTTGCCAATAATGGCACAGGAAACCGAAGTTTTTCTCGGTCTTCTTTCTCCGCTTCCGTGAATAAGTTACCACTACAGAGTGATACGGCTCAAAGAAGTTTCGTGGCTCAAAATCGGAGTGAAATTTCTATAGCAACCGCCCAAGAAGCTTACACAGACAAATTGAGAGCGGATATTGTTAGTCTTCAGCAAGACTATCGTCAACAACCTGAATCTGTCTCAATTAAGGTGGAATCTTACCGCACAGAAGACGCAAGTCAGACGGTGGTTGGGGAAACCGTTAACTCTGAATGGAAAAATGACCGCCAAACTCGACAATCACCCCAAGCAACCCTTGGACAAAGAGTAGACCAGACAAAGCCGCAATTAATTAGCACGGCTCCCACTGATCCAGGTTTTTATAATGATGCCTTCCAAATTCCTGTGGGAACCAATGTCGGCCCTGAGCTTCCTGGTTTATCTAACCCTGATGATTATCTGCCTGGTGCGCCTGTTAAATTTACGGGTTATATTTGGCCCAGTAAAGGGGTTCTTACCTCCGGGTTTGGCCGACGTTGGGGCAGAATGCACAAGGGCATCGATATTGCTGCTCCGGTGGGAACGCCTATTATGGCGGCCGCCCCTGGAGAAGTGGTTTATGCGGGCTGGAATTCTGGCGGTTATGGCAATTTAGTTAAGGTACGTCATCCTGATGGCAGTATGACCTTATATGCTCACAATAGCCGCATTTTAGTCCGTCGTGGGCAACAGGTCGATCAAGGGCAACAAATTTCTGAAATGGGTAGTACGGGTTATAGCACCGGCCCTCACCTGCATTTTGAAGTTCATCCTAGTGGTGGTGCGGCCCAAAATCCGATGGCCTTTTTGCCTAAGAACAGATCCTAA
- a CDS encoding efflux RND transporter periplasmic adaptor subunit: protein MSNLQRRRWPLILGLLLLVVGAGWGGNWWLNSQKNAATSGAFAQKTPPTSVKLASLKPDIMQTTSEVVGTIEASNAVILKPEIEGRIEQILVKEGDRVSKGQVIIKLDNSDWQAQLLQAQAKLASTQAKLAELQAGSRQEDIDEAQASLQEAKARLNNAQGGSRPEEVAQAEAQLNSAQAEAELAEQRVARYEGLKEEGAVSADQYQEYLTQSRSATAALEQAKRRLSQLQKSRRSDVTELAAAVEREAQNLRRLQNGPRSEVIAQAKADVAEAIAQVRIAEVKVNKTQVIAAISGIVGDIPVEIGDYVREGDTLTTLTENNLLELNLSIPLEKAPQLRLGLPVEILDLQGKAIASGQISFISPNVTADSQLILAKATFNNGNRDLLNRQFIQAKVIWEQRPGILIPATAVSRLGGQTFVFVAKPHESSKEDEPKLMAQQRQVQLGDLQGNNYQVISGLEVGEKIVTAGILQLKDGAPIQPLESSQK, encoded by the coding sequence ATGTCCAACTTACAACGAAGACGTTGGCCTTTGATCCTGGGTTTACTGTTACTCGTTGTGGGAGCAGGTTGGGGGGGAAACTGGTGGTTAAATAGTCAAAAAAATGCGGCCACTTCAGGGGCCTTTGCCCAAAAAACGCCACCCACCTCAGTCAAATTGGCTAGTCTCAAACCAGACATCATGCAAACTACCTCGGAAGTGGTGGGAACGATTGAAGCCAGTAATGCGGTGATTCTCAAGCCAGAAATTGAAGGCAGAATTGAGCAAATTCTTGTCAAAGAAGGCGATCGCGTGAGCAAAGGGCAAGTTATCATCAAACTGGACAACAGCGACTGGCAAGCCCAATTACTGCAAGCTCAGGCTAAATTAGCTAGTACCCAAGCCAAACTCGCTGAATTACAGGCAGGAAGCCGCCAGGAAGACATTGACGAAGCTCAAGCCAGTTTACAGGAAGCGAAAGCTCGGTTAAATAATGCTCAAGGGGGAAGTCGTCCTGAAGAAGTTGCCCAAGCAGAGGCTCAACTGAATTCAGCCCAAGCAGAAGCAGAATTAGCTGAACAAAGGGTGGCCCGTTATGAAGGACTGAAGGAAGAGGGGGCCGTTTCTGCGGATCAATATCAAGAATATTTAACTCAGTCTCGCAGTGCCACCGCAGCTTTAGAACAGGCAAAACGGCGTTTATCCCAACTACAAAAAAGCCGTCGTTCCGATGTGACAGAATTAGCTGCAGCAGTGGAAAGGGAAGCCCAAAACCTGAGACGCTTGCAAAACGGCCCCCGATCTGAAGTTATTGCCCAAGCTAAAGCAGATGTGGCTGAAGCGATCGCCCAAGTTCGTATCGCAGAGGTTAAAGTGAACAAAACCCAAGTAATAGCGGCCATTTCAGGCATAGTAGGGGATATTCCTGTTGAAATTGGGGATTATGTGAGAGAGGGGGATACTTTAACCACCTTAACGGAAAATAATCTGCTGGAACTTAATTTGTCTATTCCCTTAGAAAAAGCCCCTCAACTGCGTTTAGGTTTACCCGTAGAAATTTTAGACCTTCAAGGAAAAGCGATCGCCTCTGGGCAAATTAGTTTTATCTCTCCCAATGTTACCGCAGATTCTCAATTAATCTTGGCGAAAGCGACTTTTAATAATGGTAATCGAGATTTATTGAACCGCCAATTTATTCAAGCTAAAGTGATTTGGGAGCAACGTCCTGGGATTTTAATTCCTGCTACTGCCGTATCTCGTTTAGGGGGGCAAACGTTTGTATTTGTGGCTAAACCTCATGAGTCTTCTAAAGAGGATGAACCAAAATTGATGGCTCAACAAAGACAAGTACAATTAGGGGATTTACAAGGGAATAATTATCAAGTTATTAGCGGCTTAGAAGTGGGAGAAAAAATTGTCACTGCGGGTATTCTTCAACTTAAAGATGGTGCGCCCATTCAACCCCTTGAATCAAGTCAGAAGTAA
- a CDS encoding glycosyltransferase: MMNYLENWRKKNISYYRDIENLYKFFVKPQSDVLEIGSGTGCLLDSVQPKTGLGIDSNSQAVELSQQQFPDLQFWVERAEMFQINQEFDYILMANTVSYLDNIQQTFFNVRKACKPSTKIIITFHNPAWEFVLKLATFLKQRMPIYNLNWLSSRDIENLLNLEGLEVIGKGKRMLLPKRIPLLYKLVNKYLAPLPLINNLCLTEYIIARVQTDITEAQRNIQNLTCSVIVPARNEAGNIESCVTRMPQLGKHTEIIFIEGNSSDNTWEEIKRVKEQYGEKWDIKIGQQKGKGKGDAVRQGFDIATGDILIILDSDLTVRPEDLVYFFDAVASGSCEFANGCRLVYPVSAEAMPWLNRMANRFFAWLLSYLLNTEIKDSLCGTKVLSRENYLRIAANRSYFGEFDPFGDFDLLFGAAKLGLKIKDIPVRYVPRTYGSSNIQHFKEGLVLLKMCLYAAQKIKFR, translated from the coding sequence ATGATGAATTATTTAGAAAACTGGAGAAAGAAAAATATCTCTTATTATAGAGATATTGAAAATTTATATAAATTCTTTGTTAAACCTCAGTCAGATGTCTTGGAGATCGGCTCTGGGACAGGATGTTTACTCGATTCTGTTCAACCGAAAACTGGATTAGGAATTGATAGTAATTCTCAGGCTGTCGAACTATCTCAGCAACAATTTCCTGACTTACAATTTTGGGTTGAAAGGGCTGAAATGTTTCAAATTAATCAAGAATTTGATTACATATTAATGGCTAATACTGTTAGTTATTTAGATAATATTCAACAAACTTTTTTTAATGTTAGAAAAGCTTGTAAACCCTCTACTAAGATTATTATAACTTTTCATAATCCAGCCTGGGAATTTGTTTTAAAGTTAGCGACTTTTTTAAAACAAAGGATGCCAATTTATAATCTTAATTGGTTGAGTTCTAGAGATATTGAAAATTTACTGAATCTTGAAGGATTAGAAGTCATTGGAAAAGGTAAGCGAATGTTATTACCGAAACGCATTCCCTTGTTGTATAAATTAGTCAATAAATATCTGGCTCCTTTGCCATTAATTAACAATCTTTGTTTAACAGAATATATTATTGCCAGAGTCCAAACAGACATAACAGAAGCACAAAGAAATATTCAGAATTTGACTTGTTCAGTTATTGTTCCTGCGAGAAATGAGGCAGGAAATATTGAAAGTTGTGTTACGCGAATGCCCCAACTCGGAAAACATACCGAAATTATATTTATTGAAGGTAATTCTAGTGACAATACTTGGGAAGAAATTAAACGAGTTAAGGAACAATATGGAGAGAAATGGGACATTAAAATTGGTCAACAAAAAGGGAAAGGAAAAGGAGATGCTGTCCGTCAAGGTTTTGACATAGCAACGGGGGATATATTAATTATTTTAGATTCAGATTTAACTGTTAGACCTGAAGATTTAGTCTACTTTTTTGATGCCGTAGCATCAGGAAGTTGTGAATTTGCCAATGGTTGTCGTTTAGTTTACCCTGTAAGTGCTGAGGCTATGCCCTGGTTAAACCGGATGGCAAATCGATTTTTTGCTTGGTTACTTTCCTATCTTCTAAATACAGAAATTAAAGATTCTTTGTGTGGAACTAAGGTACTTTCACGAGAGAATTACTTACGAATTGCGGCCAACCGTTCCTATTTTGGAGAATTTGATCCTTTTGGAGATTTTGATTTATTATTTGGGGCAGCTAAACTTGGTTTAAAAATCAAAGATATTCCCGTCAGATATGTCCCAAGAACTTATGGAAGTTCCAATATTCAACATTTTAAAGAAGGCTTAGTTTTATTAAAAATGTGTCTTTATGCAGCCCAAAAAATCAAGTTTCGTTAA